A part of Dryobates pubescens isolate bDryPub1 chromosome 3, bDryPub1.pri, whole genome shotgun sequence genomic DNA contains:
- the AHSA2P gene encoding activator of 90 kDa heat shock protein ATPase homolog 2: protein MAKWGQGDPRWIVEERADATNVNNWHWTERDATSWSKSKLKEVLVGLVVEGEAGRCEISDLKHVEGEASCNSRKGKLIFFYEWNLRLSWKGTVKESGEKHKGSVEIPNLSEENEVDDTEINVSKKKGEGDVLKELMRTEGTTKVREALRDYLKALKTEFTMGMILPTKGTVGQELASEQKLSGNTVHDSVSPQSLDPVGVKIPTVKILMKQIFNSPAEELYRIFTTKEAVQKFSKCPAVIEPEKGGKLQMFDGCVNGEYAELVPSQRIVLKWRCRSWPDEHYATVSLNFKDMALQTELQLECKGVPVSHEDSTRQCWKQQYFEEIHTLLQQSQASME, encoded by the exons ATGGCCAAGTGGGGACAGGGGGACCCGCGCTGGATCGTGGAGGAACGCGCGGACGCCACCAACGTCAACAACTGGCACTG GACGGAACGGGACGCGACCAGCTGGTCGAAGAGCAAGCTGAAGGAGGTGCTGGTAGGGCTGGTGGTGGAGGGCGAGGCCGGGCGCTGCGAGATCAGCGACCTGAAGCACGTGGAAGGCGAAGCGTCCTGCAATAGCCGCAAAGGGAAACTCATATTCTTCTACGAGTGGAACCTGCGCCTCAGCTGGAAag GTACAGTGAAAGAGTCTGGTGAGAAACATAAGGGATCTGTTGAAATTCCTAACCTGTCAGAAGAAAATGAGGTAGATGATACAGAG ATAAATGTTagcaaaaagaaaggggaaggtgATGTTCTGAAGGAGCTCATGAGAACTGAAGGAACCACAAAAGTCAGAGAGGCCCTGAGAGATTATCTGAAAGCACTTAAAACAG AGTTTACCATGGGGATGATTCTGCCAACAAAAGGTACTGTTGGTCAGGAGCTGGCCTCTGAGCAGAAACTAAGTGGGAACACTGTGCAC GATTCTGTTTCACCACAATCTCTGGATCCAGTTGGTGTAAAAATTCCAACAGTGAAGATACTGATGAAACAAATCTTCAATTCCCCAGCAGAGGAACTCTATCGTATCTTCACAACTAAGGAA GCGGTACAGAAGTTTTCTAAGTGTCCTGCTGTGATTGAACCTGAGAAAGGAGGCAAACTTCAGATGTTTGATGGCTGCGTCAATGGTGAATATGCAGAACTG GTCCCAAGTCAAAGAATTGTCCTGAAGTGGAGGTGTAGAAGCTGGCCTGATG agCATTATGCAACAGTTTCCTTAAATTTCAAGGATATGGCTCTGCAGACAGAACTGCAATTGGAGTGTAAAGGCGTGCCTGTCTCTCACGAAGACAGTACCAGACAATGTTGGAAGCAGCAGTATTTTGAAGAAATCCATACCTTACTGCAGCAGTCCCAAGCCAGCATGGAATGA